GGACAGCAGCGTCGTCAGCAGGAAGTCCAAGAGGAAGATGGCCGCGCAGCCCAGCACCACCGCGCTCGCCGCGGCCTCTCCCACGGCGCGGGCGCCTCCCTTGGCCCGGAGCCCCACCGCCGTGGACACCAGCGAGATGGCCAGCCCGAACGCTCCCGTCTTCACCACGCCCCCCAGGATGTCGGAGGGGCTCAGCATCTGCGCGAACGTCCCGAAGAACACCCGCACCGGCAGGTCCAACGTGAGCCTCGCCGCCACCGCCTCGCAGAGGATGGACACCAGGAACGTGAACGTGCTCAGCGCCAGCATGCTCAGCTCCATCGCCACCACGCGGGGCGCCACCAGCAGCGCGAATGGATCCAGGCCAATGCCTCGCAGGCCTTCAATCTGTCCGCCCACCTTCAGCGTGGCCAGCTCCGCCGCGTTCCTCGCGCCGATCCGCGCGGACATGATCAGCCCCAAGAGCAGCGGGCCGAACTCCCACAGCACGCCGTAGCCCGCGGCCCATCCCAGGAAGGCCCTCGCCCCGAAGCGCTGGATGTAGAGCGCCGCCTGCACCACCACGATGACGCCCGCCAGCGCCGCCGTCGCCAACGCCAGGGGCAGTGAGCCGTAGCCGAACTGCACCAGCCCTCGCGCCAGCTCGCGCCGCTCCAGCCTGCGCAGGCCCCAGGCCGTGCGGCCCGCGACCAGGGCCAGCGCTCCCACGCCGCCCACCGCCCGCATCGCCGAGCGTCCCAGCCACGCCAGGGCGGTGGTGCTCACGGGTGCTGGGACCGCGGAGTCATGCGAGGGCCTCGTCCGGCGCGCTTTCGAGCTGCGGCGCCGGGGCCCCATCGTGCACCAGTCTGCCGCTTCGCAGGTACAACCAGCGGGGCAGGGGAAGATCCACCGGCGCTTCCGGCGCCGCTACCAGCAGCGTTCCCTGGCCCGCGACCTCCAGGAGCACCCGCGCCACCTGACGCGCCGTGCCGGGATCCAGGCCCGCGAACGGATCATCCGCCAGCAGCACCGCCGGCCTCGCCGCGATGGCCCTCGCGAGCCCCGCGCGCTTCTTCATGCCGCCGGACAGCCGCTCCGGCAGCGTGTCCGCCGCGTCCGCCAGCCCCACCGAGTGCAGCACCGCGTCCGTCCGCTCGCGGGCCTCGTCTTGCGGCACCCGGCGGCGGAGCAGCGGCTGCATCACGTTCTGCCGCACCGTCAGCGAGTCGAAGAGCGCGTCCGTCTGGAACACGAAGCCGAACGACGCCTGCTGCGCGCGCCGCTCCGGCCCCGAGAGCCCGGCGACGTCCTGACCGTCCCAGGTCACCCGTCCGGAGGAGGGGCGCAGGAGGCCCGCGAAGGCCTTCAGGAGCGTCGTCTTGCCCGAGCCCGAACGCCCCAGCACCAGCGCCTGCGTGCCGGGCGGGACGTGGCAGTCCGTGGGCTCCAGCACGGTCCGGGTGCCGTAACGGAGGGTCAGGGCTTCGGCGCGCAGGTCCATGGTGGGGCGGGGGATGGCTCCTCTTCAGGGCCGCCAGTAGATGACGGTTCCATGGTCGCCCACGACTCCGATGTTCGTGGGGGATGTCGAATCCAGGGACCGGAGCGCGTTCGTGCCAGGGTGGGCGGAGAGCCAGGTGCTTCCATCGAAGAAGAAGACGCCTCCCTGCCCGGCGGCCATGTAGGCCTTGCCCTGCGCCAGGCCCTGAACGTCCAGGGCGTTGAGTCGGGTTCCCAGGAAGCTGGCCTGGGGCAAGGGGCTCCACGCCCCGCGATATCTCTGGAGCACCAGCCCGTCATCTCCCGCCACGAATGCAAGGCGGCTGTTCACAACGTCCACTCCGCGCAGAGAGCCCACGATGGGAGGGTTGAAAGAGTCCTCCTGCCAGGCGCTTCCATCTGAGTTGGAGCGGAAGACCCGGATCGTCGACTGGCTTCCAACGGTGACAAAGCCCACGGCCATGAGCGTGTCAGGTGTCTCCAGGCCATCAATGGCTCGCAGGTTGGCTGGGACCTGGGTCACGACCGTGGGCGCATCCGGCCTGCGCCAACGCACGATGTTTCCATTGCTCGCCACGGCGTAGAGGACGGGCTCGCTGCCTGCGGGCTGTTCCAGCCCGACAATCCCATTGAGCATGCTGGTGTTTCCGGCCGCGACCACGGGCACGCAATCGGTGCCGGTCGGGTCTGCTGGCGTGCGGGTGGTGAGCTCTCCATTCGCGCCCGCCAGGAATACCCGCCCGGTGCTGCTGGTCCACGCCGCCTTCCAATCCCCACCACACTTGAAGGACGTCAGGGTGGTGGAGGTGGCGTAGGCGAGCTTGTTCTTGCTCGCGAACCAGGCCCCCTGGGTCCCATGCAGGGTGATGGCGTTCCAGGGGACATCCCCATCGACCTGCTGGTTCTCACGCCAGGTGAGCGTGGCGCAGGTGGCGCCCTCGTCCACGCCGCCCGCGCAGTTGTTGTCCAGCCGGTCGCAGACCTCCGGAAGCCCGTTCGCCACATGGACGGTGCTTTCGTCACAGTCGGTGGACACCGCGCTCGTGCCCGCGGGAACCGGTCCGCACGTCCGGCCCGCCTCCGCGCCCGCCTTTCCGTCGCCGTCCTCGTCCACGTACCAGGCCGTGGGCGTGACGGTGCTGTTGCAGACGACGCCTCCATTGCCGCAGACGTTCGCGCCGGGGCACTGGGAGTCGTTGAAGCAGTCGCCGCCCACGTCGAACGACTCGTCCTTCACGTCATCGCAGTTGTCGTCCCGGCCATCACACCGGAACTCCGCCTGATCCGGATGGACACTCGGGTCGCGGTCGTCGCAGTCCCCGGTCCGGGACGCGGTCAGCGCGGGGCCCTCGCAGGCCGTCACCCGTGGGGGCAACAGGCGGTTGCCGTAGTTGTCGCCGTCCAGGTCCTCGTACCAGGGCGTGGGGCCCTTGCGGTCTGGATCGCGGTCGTCGCAGTCCGTGCCCTGGTCCTCTTTGCGCACGAAGCCGTCGCCGTCCGCGTCCAGGGCGCCCAGCAACAGGTCCACCGGCGTGATGCCGTCCTTCGCGAGGCTCGCGGTGGCCTCCGCGGTCGCCACCTGTGCGCCTTCGCAGGACTGCTCGTGAGCCCGGGCCAGGAGCTTCACGTCGTTGCTCCAGCCTGCCTGCCGGAACACCGCCACGGACAGCGTGCCCGGAGGCGCACCGGCGGACACATTCACGTTCGTCGTGACCTGCCGGGAAACCTCTTCCTGATCCGTGACCGTCAGCGTCACGCACCCCGGCCGAAATCCTTCGTAATGAAGCTGGACCTTCAGAGCGGCGGACTTGAGCTCATCGCCCTTGGGGCACCCCGCGAGGACGCTCGCGAGCACAGCGACCAGGAATAAACGCATGGGACACGCATTCTGGGGCGCGCCCACACCCGGAGTAGGGCGATGTCGCCACCCGTCGGCAATTCAACCCGAGAGTCTTCTTCCCCGACCCATAGTCCGCTGTGCGAGGCATCGTCCAGACACGCTCCGCTCATCACCCCCGGGATGACGGCTTCCGTGTATAGGGGCCGCTGACCTTTCAACATTGGCCCGTTCCACCGCACGCCTTATGCCTACCGTCCGCCGTGCCCTCTTCGCCGCGCCCCTGGGTGCCTGCCTCTGCGCGCTGGCCCCGGACGCCTCCGCCCAGACGCCGCCGCCCACCTCCGGGGCGCCCGCCGCCACCGAGGCTCCCGCCAGCGCCTTCCCCAAGCCGCCGAAGCCGGACGCCGGTGCCGCGCCACTGACCCTGGAGCGCGCCGTGGAGCTCGCCTCGCAGAAGAACGAGGCCGTGCTCGCCGCGGGGCAGTCCGCCGAGGCCGCCCAGGCCCGCGTCGCCCGCGCCCGCGCCTTCTTCCTGCCCACCATCACGGCCGCTGGCACCTACACGCGGCGCCTACGTGAGTCCACGCGCGAGGTCGGCGGACAGACCGTCGTGCTCCAGAAGTTCAACGCGCTGGGCGCGGTCTTCTCCGGCCGGATGGCCCTCTTCGACGCGCGCGGCTTCCCGCTCTACAAGGCCGCGAAGCTGGAGAGCGAGGCCTCCAAGCTGGACGCCGTGGAGACGCGCCGCCAGGTGTCCTTCAGCGCCGCCAACGCCTTCCTCGTCACCCTGGCCAACCAGCAGGTGTACCAGGCCGCCGAGCAGCGCCTGGCCTACGCGAAGCAGAGCCTGGCGGACGCGCAGGCCCGCGCCAGCTCCGGGCTCGCCAGCACCAACGACGTCACGCGCGCGGAGCTGGAGCTGGCCACCGCCGAGTCCAACCTCGCCGCCGCCCTGGGCAGCGCGGAGACGAGCCGCCTGGAGCTGGGCTACCTGCTCGTGGAGCCCGTGGAAGGGGAGCTCGCGCCGCCGGAGCCGCTGCTCGCGGACGCCAGCCAGCCCACGCCGCCCCTGGAGCTGCTCACGCAGGGGGCCACGGACCGGCGGCCGGACATCCTCTCCGCGCGCCTGCGCGTGCGCTCGCTGCGGGAGAGCGCGAAGGAGCCCCTGGCGCGCCTGCTGCCGTCGCTGGGCGCGAGCGCGCAGTACCGCCTCACCAACGAGGCAGGCCTCAACGGCAACGTCGGTGATGGCTTCCTCGCCCTGGACCTCACCTGGACGCTCTTCGACGGCGGCACCCGCTACGCCGAGCGCGACGAGCGCGTGGCCACCGCCAACGTCGCGGAGCTGAACACCCAGGCCGCGACGCGCCGCGTGCCGGTGGACATCGAGCAGGCGAGGGTGAACCTGGAGACGGCGCGGGCCGCGCTCGCGCAGAGCGAGCAGGCGGCGAAGGCGGCGCGGAAGAACGCCGCGGAAACAGGCATCCTCTACCGTCAGGGCCTGTCCACCGCGCTCACCGTGGCGGACGCGTCGCTCAGCCTCTTCGAGGCGGAGGTGGCGCTCGCCCGGAACCGCTATGGGCTGGGCGTGGCGCTGTTGGGCCTGCGGGCCGCTGTCGGACTGAATCCACTGGGGAAGGAACCGTGAAGGCAATGCAACGCACTGGAGTGCTGGCCCTGTCGCTGGCCGTGCTGGCCCTGGCCCCTGGATGCAAGAAGGAAGCGACCGCGCAAGGCGGCAAGGGCGCGGGCCGGGGTCCCACCCAGTTCCCCGTGGAGGTCGCGCCCGTGGAGGCGCGTGACGTGGAGTACGCGGTCAGCGCCGTGGGCGCGGTGGAGGCCTTCGAGAGCGTGCAGATCACCGCGCGCGTGCCGGGCGCCCTGGAGCGGGTGTCCTTCGCGGAAGGCCAGTCGGTGAAGAAGGGCGACACGCTCGCGGAGATCGAACCCGCGCGCTACGCCATCGCCGTGCGCGCCGCGGAGGCCGCGCTGCAGAAGGCCCAGGCCGCGCTGGTGGAGGCCAAGGCCGGCGCCCAGCGCCGCGCGGAGGTCAACGCGCAGAGCCCGGGCCTCCTGCCCGCCGAACAGCTGGAGACGTACCAGGCCCGCGCCGCCACCGCCCAGGCGGACGTGGCGGCCGCGAAGGCGGCGCTGGACCAGGCGCAGCTCAACCAGCGCGACGCCTACGTGCGCGCCCCCATGGACGGCATCCTCCAGACGCGCACCGTGCAGACGGGCCAGTACGTGCAGCCGGGCGTGGTGCTGGCCACGCTCTTGCGCCGTGAGCCGCTGCTCCTGCGCTTCAACGTGCCCGCGGCGGACGTGACGCGGATCACGCCGGGGATGCCCGCGCGCTTCACGGTGCGCTCGGACGGCGGCGCGTATGAAGCGAAGATCACCTACGTGTCCGCGAGCGCGGACGCGCAGAGCCGCATGGTGGCCGTGACCGCGGAGGTGACGGGCGAGGCCGCGCAGAAGCTGCGCCCGGGCGCCTTCGCCACGGTGAGCGTGCCGGTGGAGTCGCGCGGGGACAGCCCGGTGATTCCGCAGACGGCCATCCGCCCCAGCGAGCGCGGCTTCCTGGCGTTCGTGGTGACGGACAACAAGGCGCGCGAGCGCATCCTGGAGCTGGGCCTGCGCACGCCGGACGGGCGGGTGGAGGTGAAGGAAGGCCTCAAGCCCGGTGAGACGCTGGTGGTGCGCGGCGCGGAGGCCCTGCGCGACGGTGTGGCCGTGCGCGTGGAAGAGGCGCGCCCGAAGCCGAAGGTGGGCGGTGAGCAGCCCCCGGCCGAGGCCCGCGGCGACACCCACCCGAACGCGGGCGCGGAGGGCCGTCCATGAGCATCACCGACGTCTGCATCAAGAAGCCGGTGTTCGCCTGGATGATCATGGCGGCGACCATCATCTTCGGACTGGTGGCGGCCCAGCGCATCGGCATCAGCCAGTTCCCGGACGTCGACTTCCCCACCATCAACATCTCCGTGTCGTGGGAGGGCGCCAACCCGGAGGCGGTGGAGTCGGACGTCGTCGAGTTCATCGAAGAGGCCGTCACGCAGGTGGAGGGCGTCAAGAGCATCACGTCCTCCGCGCGCCAGGGCAGCGCCAACATCACGGTGGAGCTGGACCTGTCGCGCAACGTGGACCTGGCGCTGCAGGACGTGCAGACCAAGGTGAGCCAGGCCCAGCGCCGGCTGCCGCTGGACATCGATCCGCCCGTCGTCTCCAAGTCCAACCCGGAGGACCAGCCCATCATGTGGCTGGGCGTGGCCGGGCCCTTCTCCCAGCAGGTGGTGAGCGACTTCGCCCGCTACCGCGTGAAGGAGCGCCTGCAGACGGTGCCCGGCGTGGGCGAGGTCATCCTGGGCGGCCTCCTGGAGCGCAACGTGCGCATCTGGGTGGACGCGCAGAAGCTGGACGCGCACGCGCTCA
This DNA window, taken from Corallococcus coralloides DSM 2259, encodes the following:
- a CDS encoding MlaE family ABC transporter permease — encoded protein: MSTTALAWLGRSAMRAVGGVGALALVAGRTAWGLRRLERRELARGLVQFGYGSLPLALATAALAGVIVVVQAALYIQRFGARAFLGWAAGYGVLWEFGPLLLGLIMSARIGARNAAELATLKVGGQIEGLRGIGLDPFALLVAPRVVAMELSMLALSTFTFLVSILCEAVAARLTLDLPVRVFFGTFAQMLSPSDILGGVVKTGAFGLAISLVSTAVGLRAKGGARAVGEAAASAVVLGCAAIFLLDFLLTTLLSRWLA
- a CDS encoding ABC transporter ATP-binding protein, which codes for MDLRAEALTLRYGTRTVLEPTDCHVPPGTQALVLGRSGSGKTTLLKAFAGLLRPSSGRVTWDGQDVAGLSGPERRAQQASFGFVFQTDALFDSLTVRQNVMQPLLRRRVPQDEARERTDAVLHSVGLADAADTLPERLSGGMKKRAGLARAIAARPAVLLADDPFAGLDPGTARQVARVLLEVAGQGTLLVAAPEAPVDLPLPRWLYLRSGRLVHDGAPAPQLESAPDEALA
- a CDS encoding putative metal-binding motif-containing protein, which encodes MRLFLVAVLASVLAGCPKGDELKSAALKVQLHYEGFRPGCVTLTVTDQEEVSRQVTTNVNVSAGAPPGTLSVAVFRQAGWSNDVKLLARAHEQSCEGAQVATAEATASLAKDGITPVDLLLGALDADGDGFVRKEDQGTDCDDRDPDRKGPTPWYEDLDGDNYGNRLLPPRVTACEGPALTASRTGDCDDRDPSVHPDQAEFRCDGRDDNCDDVKDESFDVGGDCFNDSQCPGANVCGNGGVVCNSTVTPTAWYVDEDGDGKAGAEAGRTCGPVPAGTSAVSTDCDESTVHVANGLPEVCDRLDNNCAGGVDEGATCATLTWRENQQVDGDVPWNAITLHGTQGAWFASKNKLAYATSTTLTSFKCGGDWKAAWTSSTGRVFLAGANGELTTRTPADPTGTDCVPVVAAGNTSMLNGIVGLEQPAGSEPVLYAVASNGNIVRWRRPDAPTVVTQVPANLRAIDGLETPDTLMAVGFVTVGSQSTIRVFRSNSDGSAWQEDSFNPPIVGSLRGVDVVNSRLAFVAGDDGLVLQRYRGAWSPLPQASFLGTRLNALDVQGLAQGKAYMAAGQGGVFFFDGSTWLSAHPGTNALRSLDSTSPTNIGVVGDHGTVIYWRP
- a CDS encoding TolC family protein; amino-acid sequence: MPTVRRALFAAPLGACLCALAPDASAQTPPPTSGAPAATEAPASAFPKPPKPDAGAAPLTLERAVELASQKNEAVLAAGQSAEAAQARVARARAFFLPTITAAGTYTRRLRESTREVGGQTVVLQKFNALGAVFSGRMALFDARGFPLYKAAKLESEASKLDAVETRRQVSFSAANAFLVTLANQQVYQAAEQRLAYAKQSLADAQARASSGLASTNDVTRAELELATAESNLAAALGSAETSRLELGYLLVEPVEGELAPPEPLLADASQPTPPLELLTQGATDRRPDILSARLRVRSLRESAKEPLARLLPSLGASAQYRLTNEAGLNGNVGDGFLALDLTWTLFDGGTRYAERDERVATANVAELNTQAATRRVPVDIEQARVNLETARAALAQSEQAAKAARKNAAETGILYRQGLSTALTVADASLSLFEAEVALARNRYGLGVALLGLRAAVGLNPLGKEP
- a CDS encoding efflux RND transporter periplasmic adaptor subunit — protein: MQRTGVLALSLAVLALAPGCKKEATAQGGKGAGRGPTQFPVEVAPVEARDVEYAVSAVGAVEAFESVQITARVPGALERVSFAEGQSVKKGDTLAEIEPARYAIAVRAAEAALQKAQAALVEAKAGAQRRAEVNAQSPGLLPAEQLETYQARAATAQADVAAAKAALDQAQLNQRDAYVRAPMDGILQTRTVQTGQYVQPGVVLATLLRREPLLLRFNVPAADVTRITPGMPARFTVRSDGGAYEAKITYVSASADAQSRMVAVTAEVTGEAAQKLRPGAFATVSVPVESRGDSPVIPQTAIRPSERGFLAFVVTDNKARERILELGLRTPDGRVEVKEGLKPGETLVVRGAEALRDGVAVRVEEARPKPKVGGEQPPAEARGDTHPNAGAEGRP